AATTCTAGTTACCTATAGGTTACTTTTTTGATTTTCTAAAAAATTTAAAGAGTGAAAATGGACTGGATACGCTCTAAAAAATATACTGGTGTATATTCAAAAAATTGAAAAACTCAAACAAGAGGTAATCGGATAAAAAGGATGCTAAAGCAGTGGCAGGATATTGTGGATGAGCTATGGCCAGAAAACAAAAAGGCGGGTAAATATCGCATCACAAAGATCTGCAAAGACTTGGAGCTACAGTTTTGAGTCTTGGCCTCTCAAACAAAGACAGGAAATTGTAAAGCGGCTTGGCTGAAATAGAGCAGGACAGTGATGGTATCTTAAAAATAGAAGCGATTACCGATGTTAATAAAGTGCAAGTGGAAATCAAAAAAGCTGGCAGGGTAAGATTTGCTTACACAAAACCGCTTATCTATCAAACCAATGTAGCGACTGATAATGATGAGGTATTAAAATGGAGAAAGTTTTAGCAAATATCAGGCCAGTGGATAAGGAGATAGATATCGAGGAGCTCAAAAAACGCAAAAAGCAAGAGGAAAAAGATAGACACCTTATCAATGGTTTCCAGGCGATTTTGAGATTGAATAATGGCAAGTTGATCCAAAAGCAGATACTCAAATATTTCAATGAGGATGATTATAGTGTATATAGTAAGCAAAAGATTTTTCCAGTATTGAATAATCCACACTATGATGGCAAGTATTGGAAGGTGTGGCGCACAGGTGAAAGAAATCATATCAAAGAGTATCATTTGATAGATACACTGTAGAGAGTTACAGATAGAATCAAAGAAAGCTTATAGGGTGGGAAAAATGTGAATCGTTGGAAACGTGGGAATTTCGGATAATGAACAATCAAATAAAAGCAAACAAAAAGCAAATAAAAAGGAGAACAATAAAGGAGAATAAAAGCAATTATCAATACATGAATAACAACTATTTACGAAAGCAATATGCCAACGATACCGCGCTCTATGGCTACTTTGAGCGTATTGTATTGAATATTTGCATCTAAAAATATCCTTACAATTATATCATATGATATAATAATTATAATAGAAACGATATAGAAACTATACCAAAGGTAATAAGTGCATATCGAATACGATCCAAACAAAAGTAAAGCCAATAAGCAAAAGCATGGCTTAGACTTTGAGGAGGCTAGAGAGCTCTTTGAAAATGACGACTCACTCATCGTGCCAGCCAAGATTATTGATGGCGAGGAGCGATATGCGCTTATCGGCTATCTCGATGGCAAGTGCTATGTGGCAATATTCACCTATAGAGGTGAAAATATCAGGATCATAAGTGTGAGAAGATGTAGAAAAAACGAGGAGAGAAACTATGAAGAGTATAACGGCTAAAGAGTTTGATGAGAAGTTTGATAGAGGCGAAGATATAAGTGAGTATCTTGATTTTGGTAAGGCTAAAAGAGTAGGAGAAGTTAAAAAGCAGCCTACCAAAAAGATAAATATCGACCTACCTCAAAACATCCTCAATCTCATCGATGAGGAAGCAAGTAAAATAGGAGTGGCAAGGCAGGCACTGCTGAAAGTGTGGATAGTGGAGAGGCTCAAAGAGGAACTATCCAAGCCATTGTGATTTGACGCTTATATGGATGCTTACATCAAAGGTACTGGGTGGAAGATCAAGTGCGCCAGTGGTGCGTGCCCCGATATTTTTTAGTTGAACGATTGAAAAAAAGGAGTTCATATTTCACAAAAAATATTTGGAACTGATGAGGAACTCGCAAGCGTATTACAACCATTTATTGAACAACTTATCGAGAAGCTTGCTCCAAAAATCTCCTTAATCAAAGATATCAATGAAGCCAAAGAGAGTTGTTAGAGGATCATATCCACTTCCTTTCAAATGATTTGATTGCAATGGAGGCTTAATGTGGATATCATAACTATGCTGCTCATAATTTCACTTTATAGTAAGCTTATTGCAATCAAGAGCTGATTACATCCTCATAAGTATCTGCTGGATTATCCTATTAACCAATTGCAAAGAGTTCAATATCGTTACTATCATCAATTGAAAAGTAGAGTTTTTTCAATACTCTTTGAAGCGGTTTTTTTATCTTTTTTGATGAATTTTTGCACTTTAAGGATTTTGAAACTTAAATGTGAATAGTTTTTCACATCTTTATTGATTTTGATGGCGATATATAAATAATTCATTTAAGTTTTGAGTATTTATCTACACTATGAAAAGTAAAGCTTAAAAGATAACAATATAACAATAAAAATGACAAAAATAAGTGTAATTATCTACGATATGTACATATCACATTATACCAAAGGGGAAAAATGACAGCAAAAGAGATGGCAGCTGCTATCAATGTGCCAGAGAACACCTTCAGTAGATAGAAGCACTCACGTCCAGAACTCTATCAGCGTATCGTCAAGAGCTTTGAGTGTGAAGAGGCTTTGAATAAACTTGCAATAATGTTAGATGAGGCAAAAGAGATTATCGAAAAATACAAAAAGGAGAGAAAAATATGAGTCAAGATTATATGGCTAAAGAGTGGTTTCACAATAAAATGAAAAGAAAAATAAACGAGATGAAAGAATCTCATGATGAGCTTAATGCTATGCAGTGGACTTTGTATTTACGTTTTCTTATGGGTGAAACGATGGATATCATTGATGATCTTGAGAAACGATATACGGCAATTGAAAAAGAGCTTGAAGCGCTATAGAAAAAAAATGTTAGTAATGGGTAATGATTTTTCAAATAGGTGTAAAGAGGGTATAATGACTTAAAATCTATTAACCTTAAAAAGTTTCTCAAAATGCTTTTAAGTTTCGATTTTATGGAGATTTTGAAGTGGTGGCCAGAGGCGGATTCGAACCGCCGACACAGGGATTTTCAGTCCCTTGCTCTACCTACTGAGCTATCTGGCCAAGAAGTTGAATGAAATTATACTTGAAAAATTTGAAAATCAGCTTAAAACTTCTTTTTTTAAAAGAGTTCCTCGCTCTTTATAGCTGCTAAATTGATCGAGACTCGCACAAGCAGGGGAGAGGATTGCTACGCTTTGGCGAGTATGCCGCTTTTTGATGAGTTTTACCGCATTTGAAAGCGTTTTTGCCTCTATTGCTTCGATGCTATATTTTTTTGCAAGATCTAAGATATGAGGAGCTGCTTTTCCTATTGCATAGAGGGAGACATTGTGCAGATTTTGTATAAGTGGCTCAAGATCCACTCCTTTGTTATCTCCTCCAAGTATGAGATGGATATGGCGATCTTGATAGTTTTTGAGAACTTGCAGTGTTGCATCGATATTTGTGGCTTTACTATCATTAACCCAAAGCCGCCCTAACTTATCATAAAATTCCTCTTGCTTATGCTCTTCTATTGTAAAGCTATTGATTGCTGCGTAATCAATCTCATCAAAAAGAATTTTACTCACAGCTAGCGCTAAAACGGCATCAAGGAGGAATGCCCCCTTAAATCTTGTTTTCTCAGGAACAATTCCAAAAAAATCGGCTAGTTCATGGATATTTTCATATCCTATGAGGTAGCCATTGGATGGAGTATTTGCAAACTTTTGTGGAACGATAGCTACTTCTCCTTCTTTTAAAAATGAGAGAGGTTTAAGTTTTGCTGCCTGATACTTGGCAAAACTACCATGCCAGCTGATGTGATCGGGGGTGATGGGGAGCAAAACATAGAGATTTGGTTTAGCAATACGTGTGTAGTGAAGAGTAAAGGAGCTTGTCTCTAGTACCCAGATAGGGGCGTTTTGCGAAAGCTCTGCTAGGGGAGTGCCGATATTGCCTCCACTGACAGCACCATATTTTTTGAGTAGATGCGTAATCATCTGTGTAGTTGTAGTTTTTCCGTTTGTGCCACTTATCCAAATGCTAAAGGGCATTGTAGCAGCAAAGAGATCATATTCACTTAAGAGATTTTTTGCTCTTTGTATAAGCTCACGAGAAGGTGGAATGCCAGGACTTGGTACTGCTATAGAAAACTTCGTTGGATCATAGTCGGATGAAGGGCGATGAAAAAACCCCTCCTCATCTTTATATGCATGAGAAATATCTTCAAAAAAGACTACATCTTTGAATTTTTTTGCAATTGCTTTTGTTGTCTTTCCTGTGCCAAAAAGAGCTATCATTAACGAATCTTTAGTGTAATAAGAGCTATAATGTTTGTAATAAAAGCGATAATCCAAAATCGCACGATTATTTTGCTCTCATCCCATTTTTTCTCTTCAAAGTGGTGATGAATAGGAGCCATGAGAAAAACGCGCCTACCTCGCAGTTTATAGCTTCCTACTTGGATAATGACACTCACAGCTTCCATAACAAACACAAACCCAATGAGCAGGAGCAAAATCTCACTCTTTGCAACTACTGCAATATAGCCAATAAATGCTCCAAGCGGTAAACTCCCGCTATCTCCCATAAAAATTTGTGCTGGGTGGCAGTTGTACCATAAAAAAGCTATAAGGCTGCCAGCGTAAGCTGCAGCTACGACGCTTAGCTCTCCTGCGCCTGAGATTTTTGGCAAGAGAAGATAGGAGCTCAATATCGCATGGCCTGTAAGATAGCTGATAATTCCTAATGATGCAAGAGCAAAAAGAGATGGGACTGTAGCAAGACCATCAAGTCCGTCAGTGAGATTAACAGCATTGGATGTAGCTACAATCACCAGTGTCCAAAAAAGAAGTGCAAAAAGATGCATATCAAAAAGAGGGTATTTGTAAAAAGGTATAAATAGATGAGAGTCAAGATGTGCTATGAAAAAGAGATAGAGACTCACACCAAATGCAAATAATATCTGCAAAAGAAACTTTTGCTTGGCTGTAAGTCCGCTCGTATTGGATTTTTTTACCACTTTGCCCCAATCATCGATAAAGCCAATATAGAGATAACTACAAATGAGTAAAAATGCAGCAATGACAAAATGATTAGATATTTTTGCACTGAGAAAAGATGCAAGGAGTGTAGTAAAAGTAAATACAACGCCACCCATTGTAGGAGTGGAGCCCTTTTTTTGATGGTGTTCGGGGGCAAGAGAGTAGATAGGTTGATAGGAGTTTTTTTGCTGGGCCCATTGAATAAATCTTGGTAAAAGCAAGAGTGTAAATATAAAGGCTATAAAAAATGCAAATCCTGCTCGTACAGTGATGTATTGAAAAAGATTGAGATGAAAAATCGTATAGAGATAGTATAGCATCGATAACCTAGTGTAATTAATCTGGTTTGAAGTGAAATGTTACTAAAATTTAATTAAATTTTCGATAAAGGGGAGCTATGAAATTTGGCGGTAAAAATGTGCTTGTAACTGGCGCTAGCAGAGGAATTGGCGCAAAGATTGCTGAGGTTTTAGCTGGATATGGCCTCAAAGTTTGGATCAACTATCGCAGCAGTGCGCAAGAGGCAGATAGACTCAAAGAAAAGATTGAGGCTGCTGGAGGTGAAGCTGCAGTTATCGGATTTGATGTGAGTGATGAGAAGGCTTTTGTAGATGCAATCAAAACAATCATCGATAGCGATGGGGAGCTAAGCTACCTTGTAAACAATGCAGGTATTACAAAAGATAAACTTGCTATTCGCATGAGCGTGGAGGATTTTGAAGCAGTTATTAGAGCAAATCTTACAAGTGCTTTTATCGGTTGTAGAGAGGCTTTGAAAGTTATGAGCAAAAAGCGCTTTGGTAGTGTTGTGAACATCTCTTCTATCGTTGGTGAGACGGGAAATGCTGGACAAGTAAATTATAGTGCTAGTAAGGGTGGGATGATAGCGATGACAAAATCTTTTGCTCTTGAGGGTGCAGCAAGAGGGATTCGCTTCAATAGCGTAACACCTGGCTTTATTGCTACCGATATGACAGATGCGCTCAAAGATGATATCAAACAGAGCTACATCGAAAAAATACCTCTGCGACGTTTTGGAGATCCAGAAGAAGTAGCCGAGACTGTAGCCTTTTTGCTCAGTGATGGTGCAAGTTATATCACAGGTGAAACAATCAAAGTCAATGGTGGTATGTATTTATAAAGAGTTAAATCTTTTTTTGATAGAATTGGTCGATAACATTTTAGAAGGAGTAACTGATGGCAGATATTTTTGAACAGGTGAAAGAGGTTGTTGTTGAGCAACTTAATGCAAATCCTGATGAGGTAAAACCTGAATCAAGATTTGTTGAAGATCTCGGTGCTGATAGCCTCGATGTAGTAGAGCTTGTTATGGCGCTTGAAGAGAAGTTTGGTATTGAGATTCCAGATGAGGATGCAGAAAAGATCCAAACAGTTGAAGATGCAGTAAAATATATCCAAGAGCATAAATCTTAATAAAATAGTCGGGTTTATCCCGGCTTTATCTTTAATAAGTCTAAGAGAGTTAGGTTTATTAGAGATTAAGCCAAGGAGATGTTTTGAGACGAGTGGTAATAACCGGGCTCGGTATGATCAATGCACTAGGACATGATAAAGAGAGTGCTTTTGATGCTATTGTAAGAGGAGAGAGTGGAGTAGATACAATTACACTTTTTGATCCTTCAAATCAATCTGTACGTATAGCTGCAGAGGTAAAAGATTTTGATCCCAAAACAGTAATGGATCCTAAAGAGGTGAAAAAGGCTGACAGATTTATTCAACTAGGTATCAAAGCTGCTAGAGAAGCTATGGCTGATGCGGGAATTGATGAGAGTGTAGAGCGCGAAAAGTTTGGTATCAGTTCTGCTTCAGGCATCGGGGGTCTTGCAACAATAGAGAAAAATGCTGTCATCTGCCACACAAGAGGTCCACGACGTATTAGCCCATTTTTTATCCCTTCCGCATTAGCGAATATGCTAGGGGGATTTATCTCTATTGAGCATAAACTCAAAGGTCCAAACCTCTCAAGTGTTACTGCATGTGCAGCAGGAACACATGCGATTACTGAGGCCGCCAAGACTATCATGCTAGGTGGTGCTGATCGCATGCTTGTAGTGGGAGCTGAAGCTGCTATCTGCCCTATTGGAATAGGAGGATTTGCAGCAATGAAGGCGCTCTCAACTTATAACGATGATCCAAAACACGCTTCACGCCCGTTTGATGCCAAGAGAAATGGCTTTGTGATGGGAGAGGGGAGTGGTGCATTGGTGCTTGAAGAGTATGAAGCAGCAAAAGCAAGAGGTGCGAAGATCTATGCTGAGCTCGTTGGATTTGGAGAAAGTGGTGATGCAAACCATATTACAACGCCAGCTCCAGAGGGAGAAGGGGCATATAGAGCGATGCGAGCAGCACTCCAAATGGCAGGTGTGACAAAAGTAGACTATATCAATGCTCATGGTACAAGTACTAAGTATAATGACTGGTATGAGACGATGGCAATCAAAAAAGCTTTTGGAGGCAAAGAGAACTGTCCACCGGTAAGCTCCACAAAAGGACAAACTGCACACTGCCTAGGTGCAGCGGGGGCAATTGAGGCAGTTATTACTCTCATGGCAATGGAGAGAGGCATTATTCCTCCTACAATCAACTATGAAGAGCCAGATCCTGATTGTAATCTCGATTATGTTCCGAATGTAGCGCGAGAGGCAAAGATCGAAGTTGCGATGAGCAACTCTTTTGGATTTGGCGGGACAAACGGTGTAGTAGTATTTAAAAAGGTCTGATTTGGCAACATATCTTGATTTTGAAAAGAAGATCCAAGAGATTGAATCTGAACTTGAAGCTGCAAAAGCGCGGGGTGATAGTGCAGCAATAGAGATTTTAGAAAAAGATCTCGAAAAAGAGGTTGCTAAAACATACAAAAACCTTAGCGATTATCAAAAATTACAGCTTGCCCGCCATCCCGATCGCCCTTATGCTCTTGATTATGTGCGTTTGATTATGCATGATTACTATGAGATCCATGGCGATAGATGCTTTCGTGATGATCCTGCGATAGTCTGTTTTATTGGATATGTAGACAATCAAAAAACAATGCTTATTGGTGAGCAAAAGGGGCGTGGTACAAAAAATAAGATCAAGAGAAATTTTGGTATGCCCCACCCTGAAGGATATCGTAAAGCGCTGCGCCTTGCAAAAATGGCAGAGAAGTTTAATATTCCTGTGCTGATGCTTGTAGATACACCTGGAGCTTACCCTGGTATTGGTGCTGAAGAGCGTGGGCAGAGTGAAGCAATTGCAAGAAACCTTTTTGAATTTAGTAGACTGAGAGTCCCTACTGTATCAATTGTCATTGGAGAAGGTGGAAGTGGTGGAGCTCTTGCGATTGGTGTTGCGGATAAGCTTGCAATGATGCGCTACTCTGTCTTTAGCGTTATATCCCCTGAGGGATGTGCAGCAATTTTATGGAATGATCCTAGCAAAGTAGAGCAGGCCACGAAAGCACTCAAAATTACTGCTGAGGATCTCAAAGAGCTAGGCCTCATAGATGATATTATTGAAGAGCCTCTCATTGGAGCACACAGAGATAAAGAGGGTGCTGCAAAACTGCTTAAAGAGTATTACTTGCAAAGCGTTGCGCAGTTGCAGCAGATGAGCGTAGAAGAGAGATTAGAAAAACGCTATAATAAACTTATGAGTATGGGGAGATTTTCTGAGAGTGAGGCGTAGGATCAGAGCTTTATCTGATCCGTGATACCGTGCTCTTGAAGAAAGTGTTTGAGTTTTGTTATCTCCTCTTTACTGTTTATCTCATGATTGTGGACAATGAGCAATAGCTCTTTGCCTTCCTTATCAATCACTTTAATATGATTTTTCTTCGTATATTCAACTGTAAATCCAAGATGTTTCAAAAGATTTTCCACCCCTCTCCAGTCAAGGTTTGCTGGGATTGGGTGGGAGAATATCTTTTCTAGCTTCTTTTGGAGTTTGTGTAAACCCATTTTTATAGTCCATGCTCTTTTTTGTATTGCATAACGATCTGGTATGCTTCATCTTTGAGGCGCAGTTTTTCGAGTTTGAGTTTTTCAAGCTCGAGATCTTCCATATGCTCGCGTCCCTCTTCTACTTCGTGAACTATTCTTTTAAGTTCTTCATGTTTTTCTATGATTTTATCGAAGTGTGGGTTTTCTTGTCTGATTTTTTGGATCAACTCTTGTGGAAACTCTTCTAGCATAGTAGCTCCTTTTTCTTTTTTATAAATTGTAGCATTTAGGTTCTGTATTCCGCATTAATCTTGACATATTCGTATCCTAAGTCACAGCCATAGGCTGTAAAATTCTCTTCTCCAACGCCAAGATCGCACGTAATTGCAAACTCCTCTTTTTGCATAACTTTATGAGCTTTTTCTTCTTGCTCTTTGTTAAAGAGGATCTCTCCTCTATCATAGACTAAAACATCTTCAAATGCGATGCGAAGTTTCTCTTCATCACATGTCACACCGCTTGCACCTATAGTAGAAGCTATGCGTCCCCAGTTTGGATCCTCGCCAAAAAGAGCGGTTTTGACAAGCAAAGAGTTTGTGAGTGCTTTTGCAGCTTTTTTTGCTTCCTCTTTTGACTTAGCGCCTGTAATCTTGAAAGCTACAAGTTTTTTTGCCCCTTCTCCATCTTTGACTATAAGGAGTGCTAAACGGTGCATGATCTGCTGTAGTGCAAAATCAAAAGACTCTTTTTCATATATTTCGCTTTTGCCATTTGCTAGTAAAAAGACTGAATCGTTAGTAGATCTGTCTCCATCTACACTTATTGCATTGAAGGATGTTTCAGCATTTTTTCTAAGAAGCTTATCCATATCCTCTTTTGGAATTGCGGCGTCTGTTACAATAAAGCAAAGCATTGTTGCCAGTGCTGGATCAATCATCCCAGCACCTTTTGCAACGCCAGCAATACGAAAGCTCTTTCCATCTTCTAAGTGCACTTCAAACCCAACACTTTTTGGAAACGTATCGGTTGTCATGATGGAGTGAGCGAAGTTGTCTGCATTTTTTGCTTGCAGATGAAACTTTTTAGCTGCATCTATAATCTTTTCTTTAGTAAGTCTCACTCCAATGACGCCAGTTGAGCTCATGAGAGGATTTTGCATGGGAAAATCTAAAGAGGAGAGAATCTCTTCGATATCTTCTATACCAGCTTTGCCTGTCATCGCATTGGCGTTTTTGGAATTGGTTAGAATGAAATTTGTTTGTGTGATAGCATGTTTTTGAAAATGTTTAATTGGCGCAGCTTGAAAACGGTTAGAAGTAAAAATTGCACTTATATCACACAGAGTATCGCTATAGATGAAGCCTATGTCAGGTCCATCCTTTTTGAGTCCCGCATGCACTCCATCGCAAAAAAAGCCATCGACATCTGCAATACTATTTGCTAGTGGTAAGAGCTGGAAGTGCATAAGGATCCTTGGGGAGGAGAACTCTTAAGAGAGTTCGAAGTTTTTCTTTTTGAGGATGCGTAAGCCTTTTGCTGAGACTTTTATCTTCTTTTTCGTTCCATCAGGAAGTGTAACACGTACAGTTCTCATATTTGGTAAAAATCTTCTCTTTGTCTTATTATTTGCGTGGCTGACATTGTGGCCAGTCATCGGCTTTTTACCTGTAATTTGGCACTTTTTAGACATAGCATAACCTTTTTATGATTTTGTGCTTGCAATTATAGCTATTTTCCCTTAAATTTAACTTATTTTAAACTATATTTAAGCTATTACTTTTGCTATAATTATAGCAATTTTTTCAAAAGGCAAAGCATGCTTGTAGCGCCAAGTATTTTGAGTGCAGATTTTGGGATATTGGCTAAAGAGGTTGTGTCGATTTGTGAAGCAGGAGCTGATCTTGTCCATGTTGATGTCATGGATGGTCACTTTGTGCCAAATATGACCATAGGTCCAGTTGTTGTAAAAGCTGTAGCAGATGTAGCGATGAAGCCGCTTGATATACATTTGATGGTAGAAGATAACACATTTTTTATAGATCTTTTTGCACCACTAAAGCCAAAATATATATCTTTTCACTATGAGAGTGAAAAGCATCACCATAGAATTGCGCAAAAGATACGATCCTATGATATCTCTCCAGCAATTGTTATCAACCCAGCAACGCCTGTAAGTTGCTTGAGTGAAATAGTAAAATATGTGGATATGGTACTTTTAATGAGTGTTAATCCAGGATTTGGTGGGCAAAAATTTATCCCAATCTATGATAAAATCAAAGAGCTTAAAAGTCTTATAGAAGCAAAAAATCCTTCTTGCCTCATAGAAGTAGATGGGGGAGTGAGTGACAAAAATATTCATGCGCTCAAAGCTGCTGGAGTTGATATTGTAGTTGCTGGCAGCTACATTTTTGGTCATAGAGACTATGCTGCAGCTATAAAGAGCCTCAAGGTGTAGGTGTGCGCGTTAAAATATGTGGCATCACAAATCTTGAGGATGCTCTTGTTGCCATTGAAGCAGGGGCTGATGCTTTAGGATTTGTCTTCTATCCCGATTCACCTCGCTATATAGATCCTGCTAAGGCTGCTATGATCGTTGCTGATCTTCCCCCTTTTGTGGAGCGGGTAGGGCTTTTTGTCAATGCTTCAAAAGATTTTATCGAAGAGGTATGCAAGGCAACCAATATGAGTTTAGCACAACTCCATTTTGATGTGGATGAAGAGTTTATAGAATCACTTGCTATCAAAGCATTGCCGGTAGTAAGAGCACGCAGTAAAGATGATATCAAGAGGTTTGCCAACCGGTACCGCCTCGTGGATGCGTATGTTCCTCAGTTTGGAGGAGCAGGAAAAAGAGTGGCGCTTGAGTGGTTCGAAGGGGTAGATTGCTCCAAAATTATTTTAGCAGGTGGACTAACACCGCAAAATGTGGGTGAAGTGAAAAAGTATGATTTTTATGGTGTGGATGTAAGTAGCGGCGTAGAAGCAAAAAAAGGCAAAAAAGATCCCAAGAAGGTGCGCGAATTTATCGCAAAGGCAAAGTTTGAATAAATTAGAAAAACTTGCATATAGACTCATAAAAAAAGATTATCCTCTTGAGCAGTTTTATGCTCTTTTACAATCGATTTTTGGTTTGACCGAAGATCCTGAGCTACTCTACCAGACACTTCTTGCACGAGGATTTCCTCTAGCTCAAAAAGATGATCACATTCTTTTAAAAACTGCAAAAACCCCTTTTTTAAAGCAGGAGTTTGTAGTAGTCGATATTGAAACCAATGGAAGCAAACCTGAGTTTTCACAGATAATTGAGATTGGGGCGATAAAGTTTCAAGGAAGTGAAATTATTGATCGTTTTGAAAGTTTTGTCTTTGCTGAAGAGGTACCAGAATATATTACCAAACTAACAGGTATTGAGCTTGATGACCTGGCTCACGCTCCTGGTCAAAAAGAGGTCTTGCTAGCATTTAAGAAGTTTTTGGGTGATAGCGTATTTGTAGCCCATAATGTCAATTTTGATTACAACTTTATCTCACGAAAATTGGAACAGTTAGGCTATGAGAAACTAGCAAACAGGAAGCTCTGCTCTATAGATCTTGCAAGAAAAACAATTCAAAGTGAGCGGTATGGTTTAGAGTACCTCAATGAAAATCTTGGTATTAATACACTTGTGAGTCACCGCGCCTATGCAGATGCTTTTACAGCATACAAGCTTGTACAAATGGCATTGGAGAAGATTCCAGATGAAATTATTACTACTGAAGATCTGATTAAATTTAGCAAAAGTGCAAAAAAGACAAAAAAAGCTACAAAAGCCTCTGAATCAACTTCGCTCCCAGCAGATCTCCCCAGTTGTTCACAGCAGTCCTGAACATATCCAAAAAGCGATCAACTGTAATAATCAGTGCAATTGACTCA
The Nitratiruptor tergarcus DSM 16512 genome window above contains:
- a CDS encoding phosphoribosylanthranilate isomerase is translated as MRVKICGITNLEDALVAIEAGADALGFVFYPDSPRYIDPAKAAMIVADLPPFVERVGLFVNASKDFIEEVCKATNMSLAQLHFDVDEEFIESLAIKALPVVRARSKDDIKRFANRYRLVDAYVPQFGGAGKRVALEWFEGVDCSKIILAGGLTPQNVGEVKKYDFYGVDVSSGVEAKKGKKDPKKVREFIAKAKFE
- the rpe gene encoding ribulose-phosphate 3-epimerase, encoding MLVAPSILSADFGILAKEVVSICEAGADLVHVDVMDGHFVPNMTIGPVVVKAVADVAMKPLDIHLMVEDNTFFIDLFAPLKPKYISFHYESEKHHHRIAQKIRSYDISPAIVINPATPVSCLSEIVKYVDMVLLMSVNPGFGGQKFIPIYDKIKELKSLIEAKNPSCLIEVDGGVSDKNIHALKAAGVDIVVAGSYIFGHRDYAAAIKSLKV
- a CDS encoding 3'-5' exonuclease; protein product: MNKLEKLAYRLIKKDYPLEQFYALLQSIFGLTEDPELLYQTLLARGFPLAQKDDHILLKTAKTPFLKQEFVVVDIETNGSKPEFSQIIEIGAIKFQGSEIIDRFESFVFAEEVPEYITKLTGIELDDLAHAPGQKEVLLAFKKFLGDSVFVAHNVNFDYNFISRKLEQLGYEKLANRKLCSIDLARKTIQSERYGLEYLNENLGINTLVSHRAYADAFTAYKLVQMALEKIPDEIITTEDLIKFSKSAKKTKKATKASESTSLPADLPSCSQQS